The proteins below are encoded in one region of Microbacterium pygmaeum:
- a CDS encoding aminomethyltransferase family protein: MTSESLAQAIERAGSPVELLRNQDWPAFTFPVAPEFTNWRDEQRAWNTTVALMDQSHHMTQLFLWGEDLIPLLESISPNTFATFRPGVAKQLISVNKDGYLIGDGILFYLTDVVEGLVLVGHHLLIDWVRFNAERAEAAGEDVHHRLEGNSHMRQGPPTFYRYELQGPRANEVMEKLLEGPVPDVKFFHIGTFRIAGKEVRALRHGMAGQPGFEFFGPWADSDVVLEALLEAGAQFDIRRVGAKAYSATPLEAGWVPTPFPAIFDDDFSEYREWLPAARAGSIGGSLSSADIHDYYMTPYDLGLGKSVRFDHEFHGREALEAHAAAPPRRKVTLLWNADDVASVVRSQLEPGVPAKFLDFPKARYGLFQMDEVRKDDRVVGISTDAGYVAFDQLYMSLATLDNEVGDGSEVEIVWGENPISSKPQADAAHRQVRIRATVAPAPFHDFARTVYRAND, translated from the coding sequence ATGACATCCGAATCCCTGGCACAGGCCATCGAACGGGCGGGCAGCCCGGTCGAGCTGCTGCGCAACCAGGACTGGCCGGCATTCACGTTCCCGGTCGCTCCCGAGTTCACCAACTGGCGCGACGAGCAGCGCGCGTGGAACACCACCGTCGCGCTCATGGATCAGTCGCACCACATGACCCAGCTCTTCCTGTGGGGCGAGGACCTCATCCCGCTGCTGGAGTCGATCTCCCCGAACACCTTCGCGACCTTCAGGCCGGGGGTCGCCAAGCAGCTGATCTCGGTGAACAAGGACGGGTACCTGATCGGCGACGGCATCCTCTTCTACCTCACCGACGTCGTCGAAGGCCTCGTGCTCGTCGGGCATCATCTGCTCATCGACTGGGTCCGCTTCAACGCCGAGCGGGCCGAAGCGGCCGGTGAGGATGTCCATCACCGCCTGGAGGGCAACTCGCATATGCGGCAAGGTCCGCCGACGTTCTACCGGTATGAACTGCAGGGACCCCGAGCGAACGAGGTGATGGAGAAGCTCTTGGAAGGTCCGGTCCCGGACGTCAAGTTCTTCCATATCGGCACGTTCCGGATCGCGGGCAAGGAGGTCCGGGCCCTGCGTCACGGAATGGCCGGTCAGCCCGGATTCGAGTTCTTCGGGCCCTGGGCCGACAGCGACGTCGTGCTCGAAGCGCTGTTGGAGGCGGGCGCCCAGTTCGACATCCGGCGGGTCGGCGCGAAGGCGTACTCGGCGACCCCCCTCGAAGCCGGCTGGGTTCCGACACCGTTCCCGGCCATCTTCGACGACGACTTCAGCGAGTACCGCGAGTGGCTGCCGGCTGCACGAGCGGGCTCGATCGGCGGATCGCTCTCCTCCGCCGACATCCACGACTACTACATGACCCCCTATGACCTCGGGCTGGGCAAGTCGGTCCGGTTCGATCATGAATTCCACGGCCGCGAGGCCCTCGAGGCCCACGCCGCGGCGCCGCCGCGGCGCAAGGTGACGCTGCTGTGGAACGCCGACGATGTCGCCTCGGTGGTCCGGTCGCAGCTCGAGCCCGGCGTCCCCGCCAAGTTCCTCGATTTCCCGAAGGCCCGCTACGGGCTCTTCCAGATGGACGAGGTGCGAAAGGACGACCGGGTCGTCGGGATCTCGACCGACGCCGGCTACGTCGCGTTCGACCAGCTGTACATGTCGCTGGCGACGCTCGACAACGAGGTCGGCGACGGCTCGGAGGTCGAGATCGTGTGGGGCGAGAATCCCATCTCTTCCAAGCCACAGGCCGACGCCGCGCATCGCCAAGTGCGCATCCGCGCGACCGTCGCGCCGGCTCCGTTCCACGACTTCGCCCGAACGGTCTACCGCGCCAACGACTGA